The genomic interval CCGGCCGGCCGCTGCCGACCGGCTGCCCCTCGAAGCCGGTGACCGGGATCATGCAGAAGGGCGTCGCCGTCATGAAGGCCTCGTCGGCCTGGTGGACGTCGTAGGGCTCCAGGTCGCACTCGCGCGCCACCAGCCCGAGCTTCGGACACAGTTCCTTCATGACGTAGTCGCGGCTGATGCCGCGCAGGACGTCGTGCCCCCTGGGCGTCAGCACCTCGCTGCCGCGGACCAGGAAGACGTTGGCACCGGTGCCCTCCGACAGGAAGCCGCGCTCATCGAGCAGCAGCGCCCAGTTGTTCTGCCCGCTGATGCGCGCTGCCTGGATGTTGGCGACCTGGTAGTGGATGCGACTGCGGTTCTTGATCTTGGGATCGAGATAGGTCGCGGGAATCGCGCGCTGCGGCGGCACGACGGCGTTGACGCCGGTGTCGAACAACCCGCCCATGCCGGCCACGGTCCAGCGCAACGGATAGTCGGCGATGATGACGTTCGGCCCGGTCGGCAGGTCGACGTTGTC from Polymorphum gilvum SL003B-26A1 carries:
- a CDS encoding aminotransferase class IV translates to MSERVVYWNGAFIPETEARVSIYDSAMMFGDAVFEMTRSFAGRQFKLREHLERLHVGLRILEYPDIPAIEDLEAACHATIETNAPGFDADDEHRLMITVTRGLLGIYRDNVDLPTGPNVIIADYPLRWTVAGMGGLFDTGVNAVVPPQRAIPATYLDPKIKNRSRIHYQVANIQAARISGQNNWALLLDERGFLSEGTGANVFLVRGSEVLTPRGHDVLRGISRDYVMKELCPKLGLVARECDLEPYDVHQADEAFMTATPFCMIPVTGFEGQPVGSGRPGPVFARLMAAWSEAVGVDIIAQIKGWNRSRDLGDTPTTYAFRSGLR